In Paludibacter propionicigenes WB4, the genomic window GGTAATTAACTGTCAACTCTGAGTTCTGCCGTCATGCTTTTACCAATTTCTTTTCTACCATACCGGTATCAGTAATCAACTTTGCTATGTAGGTGCCTTTGTATAATGAACTTGTTGATACAAGCTCCCGATTGGTTATCATTTTATTTATAAGCACCTTGCAGTGTAGGTCACTGACTATTAATAAGGCTATATCTTCTATGCCTTCAATGTAAAAGCAGTCAGTTATATTATCTTGTACTAGTTTTATAGCCGATCCGGCTGTGGTAGGTTTTGTTGGGATTTCTTTTGGAATAGTCATAAAGGCTACTGAATAAGATGTATAATTTAATGTACGATGAATTATTGATGCTGATAAGGGTTGAGAA contains:
- a CDS encoding T9SS type A sorting domain-containing protein; amino-acid sequence: MTIPKEIPTKPTTAGSAIKLVQDNITDCFYIEGIEDIALLIVSDLHCKVLINKMITNRELVSTSSLYKGTYIAKLITDTGMVEKKLVKA